One genomic region from Nostoc sphaeroides encodes:
- a CDS encoding DUF5615 family PIN-like protein, which translates to MISLRCPGIEDTEVLTRAANEQRVILTFDRDYGELIYRLRLPSPTGVIYLRFRPHTPEEPATLLLNLLEIEGLQFEERFTVVERDQIRQRPLP; encoded by the coding sequence ATCGCTTCGGTGTCCTGGCATTGAAGATACAGAGGTTTTGACTCGTGCAGCTAATGAGCAACGGGTGATTTTAACGTTTGATCGCGATTACGGTGAACTGATTTATCGCTTAAGATTACCATCACCAACGGGTGTGATTTATTTGCGGTTTCGCCCCCATACTCCTGAGGAGCCAGCCACACTGTTGTTAAATTTACTAGAGATAGAAGGATTGCAATTTGAGGAGCGCTTTACGGTAGTTGAGCGCGATCAGATTCGCCAGCGTCCTCTGCCGTAG